One Peromyscus leucopus breed LL Stock chromosome 6, UCI_PerLeu_2.1, whole genome shotgun sequence genomic region harbors:
- the Mllt11 gene encoding protein AF1q, translating into MRDPVSSQYSSFLFWRMPIPELDLSELEDLGLSDTSTYKSKDDRVGQTGAQSTGAEQKSPGGDPLLEYSTFNFWRAPIASIHSIDLDLL; encoded by the coding sequence ATGAGGGACCCTGTGAGTAGCCAGTACAGCTCCTTTCTTTTCTGGAGGATGCCCATCCCAGAACTGGATCTGTCGGAGCTAGAAGACCTGGGCCTGTCGGATACATCCACCTACAAGAGCAAGGACGACCGTGTTGGCCAGACGGGCGCTCAGTCCACTGGAGCGGAGCAGAAGAGCCCCGGAGGTGACCCCCTCCTCGAGTACAGCACCTTCAACTTCTGGAGAGCTCCCATTGCCAGCATCCACTCCATCGACTTGGACTTGCTTTAA
- the Cdc42se1 gene encoding CDC42 small effector protein 1 isoform X1, with the protein MEGMPQGLGGRLWPGEEAAAEGSSLGGREALSPHAFSLVCDRVGRRVSPAMQPLLARAEALPAPSLPDSANSKDGFRNTPPGREPRQRLARHPRLASTPPPAGWGATAGQLANGPLTQMYGLKGAPARPQNGPPRPLGGLEGDLGRLGKDPSAWVASAPATSGPDPAQTLGVPRVSRSAGLPAVPRGPRRAPRAGGRAGGRAGLGGALRSARSPAAFVIASPAFPPSAGPTSAGPPSTPRRAEQQPGNPEWRSPRPQRPPPGRRGEPQDPTSQEDSACLPKPLANAFSGSEF; encoded by the exons ATGGAGGGGATGCCCCAGGGGCTCGGGGGTCGGCTCTGGCCCGGAGAGGAGGCGGCTGCCGAAGGAAGCTCGCTGGGGGGACGAGAGGCTTTGTCTCCTCACGCCTTCTCCCTCGTCTGTGACAGAGTCGGCCGCCGGGTCTCCCCTGCAATGCAGCCCCTCCTAGCAAGGGCGGAAGCGCTCCCCGCCCCCTCTCTGCCTGACTCGGCTAATTCGAAGGATGGGTTCCGGAACACGCCACCCGGGCGCGAGCCTCGCCAGCGGCTCGCACGGCACCCCCGCCTcgccagcaccccccccccagctggcTGGGGTGCGACGGCCGGGCAGCTAGCTAATGGCCCTCTAACTCAGATGTATGGATTAAAAGGTGCTCCCGCTAGACCACAAAACGGCCCTCCCCGCCCACTGGGAGGACTCGAGGGGGACTTGGGGAGGCTCGGAAAGGACCCCAGCGCGTGGGTCGCCTCGGCGCCGGCCACAAGCGGACCAGACCCAGCGCAGACACTTGGGGTGCCGCGGGTGTCCAGGAGCGCCGGGCTCCCCGCTGTCCCCCGCGGGCCACGCCGTGCGCCCCGGGCGGGCGGACGGGCGGGCGGACGGGCGGGCCTGGGCGGAGCGCTGCGCTCGGCTCGCAGCCCCGCGGCTTTCGTAATCGCGTCGCCGGCGTTTCCGCCCTCGGCCGGCCCCACCTCTGCCGGCCCGCCCTCGACTCCCCGCCGTGCCGAGCAGCAGCCCGGGAACCCGGAGTGGCGGAGCCCCCGCCCGCAGCGGCCACCGCCTGGACGCCGGGGGGAGCCGCAG GATCCCACATCTCAAGAAGACAGCGCCTGCCTGCCCAAGCCTCTTGCTAATGCTTTTAGTGGCTCCGAGTTCTGA
- the Cdc42se1 gene encoding CDC42 small effector protein 1 isoform X2 encodes MSEFWHKLGCCVVEKPQPKKRRRRIDRTMIGEPMNFVHLTHIGSGEMGAGDGLAMTGAVQEQMRSKGNRDRPWSNSRAL; translated from the exons ATGAGTGAATTCTGGCACAAACTGGGCTGCTGCGTGGTCGAGAAGCCTCAGCCG aagaagaggagaagacgGATTGACCGCACCATGATCGGGGAACCCATGAATTTTGTCCACTTGACTCACATCGGCTCGGgagagatgggggctggagatggacTTGCCATG ACAGGGGCCGTTCAGGAGCAGATGAGATCCAAGGGGAACCGAGACAGACCATGGAGCAATTCTAGGGCCTTGTAG